Proteins found in one Zea mays cultivar B73 chromosome 1, Zm-B73-REFERENCE-NAM-5.0, whole genome shotgun sequence genomic segment:
- the LOC100274900 gene encoding Transcription factor bHLH148 (The RefSeq protein has 1 substitution compared to this genomic sequence) has translation MASTSSSTPAPVEVDERGRKRKRAAGADPAAPAQPSKWRTRREHEIYSSKLLEAIRLVRAGPPSAAAAGTAAAPPRSRAVREAADRALAVAARGRTHWSRAILASRRRRLQAAHRARLRAPASPPARHGAPSASAAKGAATPPLERKAKVLGRLVPGCRKLSFPTLLAETTDYIAALQMQVRAMTALAEALSAVSATSSSGAGSSSPP, from the coding sequence ATGGCGTCCACGTCGAGCTCGACGCCAGCGCCGGTTGAGGTGGACGAGAGGGGCCGGAAGCGGAAGCGTGCGGCCGGGGCGGACCCCGCGGCGCCGGCGCAGCCGTCCAAGTGGCGGACGCGGCGCGAGCACGAGATCTACTCGTCCAAGCTCCTGGAGGCGATCCGCCTCGTGCGCGCGGGGCccccctccgccgccgccgccggcacgGCGGCGGCCCCGCCGCGCAGCAGGGCCGTGCGCGCGGCGGCCGACCGCGCGCTCGCCGTCGCGGCGCGCGGGCGCACGCACTGGAGCCGCGCCATCCTCGcgtcccgccgccgccgcctccaggCCGCGCACCGCGCGCGCCTCCGCGCCCCCGCGTCCCCGCCCGCGCGACACGGTGCCCCCTCGGCCTCGGCGGCGAAGGGCGCCGCCACGCCGCCTCTGGAGAGGAAGGCCAAGGTGCTGGGCCGGCTGGTGCCCGGCTGCCGGAAGCTGTCGTTCCCGACACTGCTCGCCGAGACCACGGACTACATCGCGGCGCTCCAGATGCAGGTCCGCGCCATGACGGCCCTCGCCGAGGCGCTGTCCGCCGTCTCCGCCACCTCCTCCTCCGGCGCCGGCTCCTCCTCGCCGCCGTGA